The Chloroflexota bacterium sequence GGCAGGTTAGGCAGGCCTTCAGCCATTCAGGCAGACCTTCGCATACGGGAACATCACTGCGCGGCCGGGCGGGATGCCTCGCGCCCGCGTCGGTGCGAATCCTGACGAGAACCTGACAGGTTAGTACACGCTCTCTCGCGATAAAGCGACAAGAGATGCCTATCGCTTCAGGCCATCCTGGACCTGTGCCTGGAGTCGCCCCTCTTGCTCATGAAGCTCGCGCGCCAGCACCGCGACAGCCTCACGGCGGTTGCGATGAAAGGTGCTCTCGCTGATGCCGCGCCGCGTCATGATCTGTCGGTTCGGCCGGCCGAGCACATATGCCTCGTGCAGGATGTGAAACTGCAGCGCCGCCGGCGCGCCCGGATCGTGCTCGGCGTCCGGGGGCTTCAGCCGGTCGATAGCCTGCGAGAGCGCGGTCCGCAAGGCCTGGGCGCGTTCGAGCGCCGTGGGGGCGTCCGCGGCGGCGCCGGCCGCCAGGGGTGCGCCGTCCGTGGGGCCGGCCGCCTGCAACACGCTCGCCACCGTGGCCGGCAGCCGCTCGGCAAGGGCGCTGTCCGCGAGGCTCGCCGGGGCGTTCAGGCGGCGAAGCGCCTCCTGGGTGAGGCGGGCCATGTGCTCGGCGGAGACCTCGTCAAGCTCGGTCCTGGCCTGGGTCAGCAAGTCGCCAAACGTCTCGTCCTGGGCCAGCGCCGCGTCCTGCACCACGAGGCTGAGACTTGACCGCAGCCGCTGCACCTCGCTGCCGAAGAACAGCCGGTCCAGCTCCCGGCGGACCGGCTCGCTGACCGTGTGTCCGATCAGGATCAGCAGGGTCGTCACCACCAGTAGCCCGAGGGTCTGAAAGCTGTATCCACCGCTCACCATCAGGAAGATCGGCACAAACCCGACGCCCAGCACGGTCCACGTCGCGACGAAATACGCCAGATCGGCGCGAATGGTCTGGCCGTGGCGCAGATGGTGGTACGCCGCGACACTGGTCGCCATCAGGCCCATCGCCACGGCCAGCGACAGGTGATTGAGCCACGTCGGCAGCGCCCGGCCGAGCCAGTGGTAGGCGACCAGCGATCCGAACTCGGGCATGAACAGCGCGAGGCTCAACAGCAGCAGCGAGAACCGCCCGTGACCGCGCTCGCGGCGCGACGCGCGCCAGGCCAGCAGCAGGTTCGCGGCAACGCCACCGGCCGCCAGGACGAGGTACGCCGTGAACAGGGGGTAGATCCAACCGACCGGCGCGATCCAGCGGGGGACGCCATGCCCATCGACATCCTCGAAGGTGGCGGCGCTCCAGTTCCAGAGCGCATCGCCGAGGTACGTCGTGACCGTGAAGCCGAAGCAACCGACCGCCAGGATGCCGCCCAGCGGGTAGCCGATGCGCCGCAGGAACTGGCGTATCGTCGGGCTGTCCTGCTCGCGCAGGAAGAGCGCGGTGAGCCAGAACCAGCCGGCCGGCGCGACCGGCGCGCCCCAGCGGAGGCTACGCCCCCAGATGAGCCAGAGGTCGCGGCTCGGGGCGTTCATCTCCATCGCTTCGCCAAGCAAGTAGGCGGCAGTCGAGATGAGGGCGACAACCGCGGCGACCGTGGCGGCATCGCGGCGACTGCGCGTCACCACGTAGGCCGCCAGCAGGCAGAACAGCAGCGACGTGGCGAACGTCGGCGCGGTGTACCAGTTGAACATCGGTCCCCAGGCTGACGCGCGCCGTGCTCGCGACGGGCCGGCGCGTGGCCAGGGACATCATGGCAGGTTCGGCGCGCGCCAGCCATTCGGGGGGCGCAGGGGCAGGGTCCGTTCGGGGTAGCGCGGTCAGGGCCGGCCGGGCGGCTGGCTCGGGCGGCGTCGGCCGATCGTCAACGACGTGACGGAGAACCGTTCGCTCGACGATCTCGACGACGACCATCAGCGCCACCAGCAGGCCCACCACCACGACCGTCGCCGTCCGTGAGGACGCCAGCAGGCTGGTGAACCAGCCGTTCCAGGCAGCGGTCAACTGCGTGTGTACGAGTGTTGACGGGTCCATGATCTCCCCCTGTTGCCAGCCTCGGCGGCCCGAGGTGCATAACCTGGTAGTCGAAGCGCGACAGGCACGCTGCTCCTGGTCTCACTGTGCGCCCGCTGGGCTGTCAGGAGGGTGGCGAGAGGTGTCAAAACCTGTCAGATACGATAGATTCAGCCCGGCGCGCGCCGTCTGCCGGGCAACGCGCCAGTCACCCTCGGCAACCTCCCCGGCAACCCGCTTGCAGGACACTCTGGCTGAGGGTGTGAAGGCGCCGCTGCCAACTGGCAGCGGCGTTTGTGGTCTCGGAGGCTGCCATGAAGATCTGGCCGGGCCGTCCGTTCCCGCTCGGCGCGACCTGGGACGGCCATGGGGTGAACTTCGCGATCTACTCCGAGCACGCGACCAACGTCGAGCTGTGCCTGTTCTCGGACGCGCAGGCCGACATCGAGTTGGAGCGCATCCACCTGCCCGAGCGCACCGCCTACGTCTGGCACGGCTACGTCCCCGAGGTCCAGCCGGGCGATCTCTATGCCTACCGGGTGCACGGGCCATGGCGCCCGCGGGAAGGCCACCGCTTCAACGAGAACAAGCTGCTGATCGATCCGTACGCGCGGGCGCTGGCCGGAGGCGTCGACTGGACCGCGCCGATCTTCGGACACCGCCCCGGCCCCGATCCCGACGCCGACCTCGTCATGGACGAGGAGGATGACGCCTGGGGCAAGCCGCTCTCGGTGGTCGTGGATCCGGCATTTGACTGGGGCGACGACGCGCCGCCGGATGTCCCCTGGTATCGGTCGGTCATCTACGAGGCCCACGTCAAGGGATTCACCCGGCGACATCCGGACGTGCCGCCGGAGCTGCGCGGAACCTACGCCGGCCTGGCGTCGCCAGCCGCCGTCGCGCATCTGCAGCGGCTCGGCGTCACGGCCATCGAGCTGCAGCCGATCCACGCCTTCGTGGACGAGCACAAACTGGTGCGGCGCGGCCTCAAGAACTACTGGGGCTACAACACCCTCGGATTCTTCGCGCCAGAGGCCCGCTACGCGTCGGCGCACGAGCCGTCTGGCGTGGTTGGCGAGTGCAAGGCGATGGTCAAAGCCCTGCATGCGGCCGGCATCGAGGTCATCCTGGACGTGGTCTACAACCACACGGCAGAGGGGCATCACCTCGGTCCCACGCTCAGCTTCCGGGGCATCGACAACCAGAGTTACTACCGCCTTGCCGATGGCCGCCCCCGCTACTACGTGGACTACAGCGGCACCGGCAACAGCCTCAACGCCGGCCATCCGCAGGTCCTCAAGCTGATCATGGACAGTCTCCGCTACTGGGTCGGCGAGTTGCACGTGGACGGCTTCCGCTTCGATCTGGCGTCGGCGCTGGCGCGCGGCCTGCACGAGGTGGACCGGCTCTCGGCCTTCTTCGACATCATCCACCAGGATCCGGTGCTGTCTCGCGTCAAG is a genomic window containing:
- the glgX gene encoding glycogen debranching protein GlgX — protein: MKIWPGRPFPLGATWDGHGVNFAIYSEHATNVELCLFSDAQADIELERIHLPERTAYVWHGYVPEVQPGDLYAYRVHGPWRPREGHRFNENKLLIDPYARALAGGVDWTAPIFGHRPGPDPDADLVMDEEDDAWGKPLSVVVDPAFDWGDDAPPDVPWYRSVIYEAHVKGFTRRHPDVPPELRGTYAGLASPAAVAHLQRLGVTAIELQPIHAFVDEHKLVRRGLKNYWGYNTLGFFAPEARYASAHEPSGVVGECKAMVKALHAAGIEVILDVVYNHTAEGHHLGPTLSFRGIDNQSYYRLADGRPRYYVDYSGTGNSLNAGHPQVLKLIMDSLRYWVGELHVDGFRFDLASALARGLHEVDRLSAFFDIIHQDPVLSRVKLIAEPWDVGEGGYQVGNFPVLWTEWNGQYRDAVRRLWRGDPGRLGELAFRLTGSSDLYQDDGRRPYASINFVTCHDGFTLADLVSYEQKRNEANGENNRDGETNNLACNYGVEGPTDDPAIADLRWRQQRNFLATLAFSQGVPMLSHGDEIGRTQLGNNNAYCHDGELSWLDWRLDESQRHLLQFVQRIIQIRHEQPVLRRRHFFQGRHIRGSEAKDLTWLDPSGLEIHDEAWSTVASRAIGLLMVGSLINELDERGRGIVGDTLLLLLNPSGEAAPFTLPNVGLVADRWDVLVDTARPAIVPGSTIHDGGTIYDLVDRSLVLLRMLDGGPTGQPPQLREEGASDVDAPS